CCGCCTCTAGTGGGTTAGCTAAACCCATCCCGCAAACTACTAGGTCTGGATTAGATTCTCTTACTCGATCTAATTGTTTTTCTACATGTTGCCCTTCTACAATTTTTGTATTATCAGGCAATAAATTAATCTCTTCTTTCATTAAATCTTTATTTAGGTAAGGAGTGCCTACCTCTATAAGATCCATTTCGCACTCATTATGCAAAAATCTTGCCAAAGATATCTCCAGTTGCGATTCAGGAAGAAGAAATAATCTTTTCCCTTTAAGTATTTCTTTATGTGATTTAAGAGCAAGTTTTGCTCTATTAATTAAGGGCGAAATAATTTCATGAACTTTAAGTTCACTAATTTTGAATGCTTTCGCTGCAGCTAAAAACCATTCAGTACTTCCTTCGATACCAAGGGGAAATGGAGCCGAAATTATTTCACACCCACGATGTTTTAGGTCTCGAACGGTATCACTTAAATAAGGCTGAGTTAATAAAACTTTTGTATTTTTGCCAATCTTTGGTAATTCTGTTGATTGACGGGGTGGGAAGCTCTCAATATTTGAAATTCCTAAATTTCTAAAAATCTTTTTAAACCTATCCTCCACATTATTTGCAAGAGTCCCAACTAATAATAATTTCTCCTCATTTGATGACTCCATTAATGGAATTAAAGCTTTTAAGGCTCCATCCTCTCCTTGGGTAAAAGTTGTTTCTATCCCACTGCCAGAGTAATTAACGAATCTCACTTGACCTAAAAATCTTTTATTTAATTTCTCTGCGACAGTGGCAAGATCTAATTTGATTACCTCACTTGGACAAGATCCAACTAGAAAAAGAGTTTTTATTTCTGGTCTTCTCGCAATAAGATCATTTACTACTCGATCTAATTCTTCATGAGCGTCAGCAAGACCAGCAAGATCTTTTTCTTCAAGAATAGCTGTCCCAAATCTTGGCTCAGCAAAAATCATAACCCCAGCAGCGCTTTGAATTAAATGAGCACATGTCCTTGAGCCTACAACAAGAAAGAATGCATCAGGCATTCTTCTGTGGAGCCAGACTATTGAAGTTAACCCACAAAAAACTTCCCTAGGCCCAGTTTCCTTATTAAATTCAACTTTACTCATTAAAAACTTTCAATAGCTTATAATTCAAGCTTGCATAAACTTTTTAATTTAAGAAAGTAATTAATAAGTTCTCTTACAAAATGAACACATTTAAAAAACTTATATGAATGTTTAAATACTTAAATGGGAATTATGAAAAAAATTTTTGGGGCGTATTTTAATTCCTGTAGAAGGAATTTCCTTGACTTATTTTTGAAATCTTCCACACATTTCTAGCTATTTTCGTTGCTAATAATCCTGCTCTTTCTAACTTAGATTTCCCGGGCTTTGCCCCAATTAAAGCTGTCACTTCTGAAGTGGTTAAAGGTGCTCCAGTATTTATTGCTAATTGCGTTAACTCTAATCTGTCTCTAAGGTTCTTAAGATTTACTTTTTCAATTTTATCTTCTTCTAACCAAGTAAAAGATGGGTCTTTCTGAGCTAGTTTTTGCATCAAGCTTAGGCTAACTAATCCAAGAGTTTGATCAGGAGTTAATTCTTTTTCAGTCCCAGAAACATTTGGTTCTTTTTTTTGAGAAGTTCCCATAAAATTGCATATCTTTTCTTGAAGTTATCGTTTTGTGGGCAGCATGCAAGTAAATTTAATAGAAAAAATGAACCATTATCCGTTATAGTCGCGTGAATGGAACCAACTTCTAGTTTAAACAGAGGGGAACGAAAAAAAGGCAGTTCTCTTGTCACAGGATCTGAGGTGCAATCTCAGGCAAGTGGTGCAAGCTGTTTTATTACTACTGATTCAGAAAAGTCCTTGGTGTCCAGACAAGCAAGTCAAGTTGAGCAAATTGAGTTAAGAACATATGTTTTTTTGGATTCTCTTCAACCTCAATTAGCTGCATATATGGGGACGGTTAGTAGAGGTTTTTTACCTATACCAGGAGATTCATGCCTTTGGATGGAAGTTTCACCTGGGATGGCCGTGCACAGAGTCACTGACATTGCATTAAAAGCAAGTAATGTAAGACTTGGTCAGATGATTGTTGAAAGAGCATTTGGCTCTCTTGCTCTTTATCACAAAGATCAAAGTACTGTTTTACATTCTGGGGATGTTGTTCTAGATGCTATTGGAAGTGAAGTTAGAAAGAGAACTAAACCTTCAACAAGTTGGACAGAAGTTATTCGAGCTATTACTCCAGATCATGCTGTTTTAATAAATAGACAAAACAGAAGTGGATCAATGATTCAATCTGGAATGAGCATGTTCATATTAGAGACTGAACCGGCTGGGTATGTCTTAAAAGCAGCAAATGAAGCAGAAAAAGCATCAAATATAACTGTTGTAGATGTAAAGGCAGTTGGAGCTTTTGGTAGATTAACTTTAGCAGGGAAAGAAGGAGATGTAGAAGAAGCAGCTGCTGCTGCTATAAGAGCAATTGATGAAATTTCAAATTATTGAGAATTTTTTAATTTAAACCAATTTCTTTTTTTAGATAAGGTGACATGATTTTGGCAGCTTTACCCCTGCTTCCTAACTTACTTAGTTGTGATTGTGAGAGCTCTCCATAAACAGAGTTAGCTTCTTTTACCCAAAAAATAGAATCGAACTCCCCATTTGGATATTTTGGAGTCTTAAGAATTTCTCCCCAGCATATACCAGTTGTATCCTTCACTAAGTTTCCTGAGGGATCACATAAAACCATACAACTTATAAATCTTGCGCTCCTGTAAGGACTATCAGAAAGTTCATTAATTAATTTTTTAATTTTTTCAGCGTTGTTTTTGGCATATCGAGCAGAATATATGCCTGGTCGACCATCTAAGATATCCACTTCAAGCCCTGAATCGTCAGCTAATGCCCAAGTTTTTGTCTCTAAAGCGGCTGCTTTTGCCTTTAAAAGTGCATTCTCAAAATATGTGTTTCCAGTCTCTTCAATATTTAAATATTCTGGTTGCTTCTGAACTCTTAAAGACAAAACATCGAGCATTTCCGAAATTTCAGAAACTTTATTTTTGTTGCCACTCGCAATAGTTAAAATTGGATGGTTCAAAATAATAAATAAATTAATTGAGAATATTATCTTACTTCAAAGCTAGATACGGAGACAGGAAAGGTTGAACATTCCACACCTGTGTAGACAGGGCCTGTCTCGTACGGAAATAACATAATGTAAATTTTTTCTTAACACAACAGTATGTTTTGATGCACTAACTAATTTGCATAAGTATTGACATATCAATAGTACCAAGGGTGATAAGTTTAACTTATGAATGATAGAAAAAACATTAATGGAGATTTTATCGAAAACGCTTGACTTATAAGTACTTAATGAAGCATTCTTCGGATTGAACATTCCACATTTAGTAATTAGTAGACAATGGCTACAGAAACAATGGGTATCGCTCTCGGCATGATCGAGACACGCGGACTTGTACCTGCAATCGAAGCAGCTGATGCAATGACAAAGGCTGCAGAAGTTCGCCTTATTGGTCGTGAATTCGTAGGTGGCGGTTATGTCACAGTATTGGTTAGAGGCGAAACAGGCGCAGTTAACGCAGCTGTAAGAGCTGGTGCTGATGCTTGTGAAAGAGTTGGTGACGGTTTAGTTGCAGCTCACATTATTGCTCGTCCTCATAGAGAAGTTGAACCTGCTCTTGGTAACGGTGAATTTCTTGGTCAAAAGGACTAATTAAGTAAAGCAAAATTTATAAATTTTGCACAATAATTATTTTCCCTACACAGACCTAAATTTATCCTTATGAGTAAGAAGTATGATGCAGGGGTAAAGGAGTACAGAGATACCTACTGGACTCCTGAATATGTACCCCTAGACACCGATTTACTAGCCTGTTTCAAATGTACAGGTCAAGAAGGTGTCCCCAGAGAAGAAGTCGCAGCAGCTGTTGCCGCTGAATCTTCAACAGGTACTTGGTCAACAGTTTGGTCCGAGTTACTTACAGATTTAGAATTTTATAAAGGACGTTGTTATCGAATCGAAGACGTTCCTGGAGATCCTGAAGCTTTTTATGCTTTTATTGCATATCCTTTAGATCTTTTTGAAGAAGGTTCTATTACAAACGTATTAACATCTCTAGTAGGAAACGTTTTTGGATTTAAAGCTCTAAGACACCTACGTCTAGAAGATATTAGATTCCCAATCGCTTTCATCAAAACTTGCGGTGGTCCCCCAAATGGAATCGTAGTTGAAAGAGATCGTTTAAACAAATATGGAAGACCTCTTCTTGGTTGTACCATTAAACCTAAATTAGGATTATCTGGTAAAAACTATGGTCGAGTTGTATATGAGTGCCTTAGAGGTGGTCTTGATTTAACGAAGGATGACGAGAATATAAATTCTCAGCCATTCCAGCGTTGGAGAGAAAGATTTGAGTTTGTTGCAGAAGCAGTTAAGCTTGCTCAGCAAGAAACTGGAGAAGTTAAAGGTCACTACCTAAACTGTACTGCCAACACTCCTGAAGAACTTTACGAAAGAGCTGAATTTGCAAAAGAGCTAGATATGCCAATCATCATGCATGATTATATAACTGGCGGTTTTACTGCAAATACTGGATTAGCAAACTGGTGTCGTAAAAATGGCATGCTTCTACATATTCATAGAGCGATGCATGCTGTTATTGATAGACATCCAAAACACGGTATCCATTTCAGGGTTCTAGCAAAATGTTTGAGACTCTCCGGAGGAGATCAATTACATACTGGAACTGTTGTTGGAAAACTAGAAGGTGATCGTCAAACA
This is a stretch of genomic DNA from Prochlorococcus marinus XMU1412. It encodes these proteins:
- a CDS encoding ferredoxin:protochlorophyllide reductase (ATP-dependent) subunit N; amino-acid sequence: MSKVEFNKETGPREVFCGLTSIVWLHRRMPDAFFLVVGSRTCAHLIQSAAGVMIFAEPRFGTAILEEKDLAGLADAHEELDRVVNDLIARRPEIKTLFLVGSCPSEVIKLDLATVAEKLNKRFLGQVRFVNYSGSGIETTFTQGEDGALKALIPLMESSNEEKLLLVGTLANNVEDRFKKIFRNLGISNIESFPPRQSTELPKIGKNTKVLLTQPYLSDTVRDLKHRGCEIISAPFPLGIEGSTEWFLAAAKAFKISELKVHEIISPLINRAKLALKSHKEILKGKRLFLLPESQLEISLARFLHNECEMDLIEVGTPYLNKDLMKEEINLLPDNTKIVEGQHVEKQLDRVRESNPDLVVCGMGLANPLEAEGISTKWSIEMVFSPIHGIDQAADLAGLFSKPLRRNQILTSKTLVTH
- the rdgB gene encoding RdgB/HAM1 family non-canonical purine NTP pyrophosphatase, producing the protein MNHPILTIASGNKNKVSEISEMLDVLSLRVQKQPEYLNIEETGNTYFENALLKAKAAALETKTWALADDSGLEVDILDGRPGIYSARYAKNNAEKIKKLINELSDSPYRSARFISCMVLCDPSGNLVKDTTGICWGEILKTPKYPNGEFDSIFWVKEANSVYGELSQSQLSKLGSRGKAAKIMSPYLKKEIGLN
- a CDS encoding BMC domain-containing protein, with amino-acid sequence MATETMGIALGMIETRGLVPAIEAADAMTKAAEVRLIGREFVGGGYVTVLVRGETGAVNAAVRAGADACERVGDGLVAAHIIARPHREVEPALGNGEFLGQKD
- a CDS encoding form I ribulose bisphosphate carboxylase large subunit yields the protein MSKKYDAGVKEYRDTYWTPEYVPLDTDLLACFKCTGQEGVPREEVAAAVAAESSTGTWSTVWSELLTDLEFYKGRCYRIEDVPGDPEAFYAFIAYPLDLFEEGSITNVLTSLVGNVFGFKALRHLRLEDIRFPIAFIKTCGGPPNGIVVERDRLNKYGRPLLGCTIKPKLGLSGKNYGRVVYECLRGGLDLTKDDENINSQPFQRWRERFEFVAEAVKLAQQETGEVKGHYLNCTANTPEELYERAEFAKELDMPIIMHDYITGGFTANTGLANWCRKNGMLLHIHRAMHAVIDRHPKHGIHFRVLAKCLRLSGGDQLHTGTVVGKLEGDRQTTLGYIDNLRESFVPEDRSRGNFFDQDWGSMPGVFAVASGGIHVWHMPALLAIFGDDSCLQFGGGTHGHPWGSAAGAAANRVALEACVKARNAGREIEKESRDILMEAAKHSPELAIALETWKEIKFEFDTVDKLDVQG